The Cupriavidus taiwanensis genomic interval TCCATCCTCGCCATTGACTTCACTTCATCAAGGGAAGACTTCGGGCGGGTGACCGGGTAGCCAGGCGTTGGCGACGTGCCTTCGTCGGGCGTAAGGTTGCCGGTGCGTTGTGGGTCGGTACCTGCCGCCAACTCCGTCATCCGCAATGCGGAATAGTGATGGTCAATAATCAATTGAATCAGTCGGACTTCGAAGCCCGCAGTGATCCCTCTGCCCGGCTGCGACCCGTGGGACAGCGGAGGGATCAATGCCATCACCAAGCCCAGACCGATTGCCCTTATAGCAACTCGACGAGCGAGATAGTCGCTCAGTTGGAATAGCGGTGATTGGCTGTCCCGGAGGGACTCGTTAGCGTTTTGCGTCGACATTTCCATTCTCCGGGTACAGGGTTCACTTCACTGAGGATTGGCCGGGGCGCAAGCAACCGCGCATTCCGGAACCGGATGCCAATAGCCGGTTCGTTTTACCGCTATTTCCTCTGCTCCAGCCATTGGTCGATCTTTCTGATATCGCGTTGAGACTCCTTGATGATATCGTCGGCCATCCTTTTCATCTCAGGCGATTTACCCTTTTCCGCTTCCGTTCTCGCCATATCGATCGCCATCTGATGGTGCATCTTCATCATGTTTGCGAAGTCGCGATCAATGTCACCGGTCGACTGCATCGACATCATGTTGTTCATGCCAGGCGCCATCGAACGGTGCATGTCCTGATCGCCTCCTCCACCACCCATGGTGTGACCATGATGCGGGTCGTGCCAAGATGCGGGCAATCGGCTATCATAATCCCTGAGGTTATATAGACAAGCAAAAAC includes:
- a CDS encoding DUF305 domain-containing protein, with the translated sequence MHRSMAPGMNNMMSMQSTGDIDRDFANMMKMHHQMAIDMARTEAEKGKSPEMKRMADDIIKESQRDIRKIDQWLEQRK